The following is a genomic window from Butyricimonas faecihominis.
TCCTCCTTGAAGCCCTTTCACCTGTACCTTCACGGCAAATGATTCTGCCGGAGTTTTCTCGGTCTTATACCCCATGTTAATCACGGTGTCGATACCTCCGGCACAACCGATAAACATCTCTCCTTCATCCTCCGAGTCCAAATTCAAAAGTATATTTCCGCTCAGGAATCCCGGTTGCAGGGCAAAAGCACCCGTTAATCCGGTCTCTTCATCCACGGTAAACAAACATTCGATCGGTCCGTGTGCGATATCGGTAGAAGTCAACACGGCCATCTGAGCCGCCATACCAATCCCATCATCAGCACCAAGAGTTGTTCCTTTAGCACGTACCCATTCTCCATCCACGTAGGGTTGTATCGGGTCTTTATCAAAATCATGTACCGTATCTGAATTCTTCTCACAAACCATATCCATGTGAGCCTGCAAAATCACGGTCGGTGCATTCTCTTTTCCTTTGGTCGCAGGCTTTTTAATCAACACGTTACCTGCATCATCCCGTTTCGCCTCCAGATTGTGTTTCTTCGCCCAATCCAATAAATAAGCGATAATTTTACCTTCTTTCTTTGACGGTCTGGGAACCTGACATATTTCTTCAAAATATCCCCAAACTGCTTCTGGTTTTAATCCTTCAAAAACTCCCATAACAATTTATGATTTACAATTTTAGATTTATAATTTCAACCTGTAACCTGTTAACTCGCAACCTACAACTCGCCGTAGGCGATCTATTGCAAATTCAACTTTTTCAACACCCATATCGCGGACTTCAACTCTTGCGGAGATAAGGTAAAACTTATATCCGTGTGGACTTGTTCCACGATCTGGCGCAACGTATGACGGGATTCTACCCCTTTTTCAGTTAGTACCACGAAATTACTCCGTTTGTCTTCTTTGTCCATCTTTCGTTGCACGTAACCTCTTTTTTGCAAGGTGTTCAATAGTTTTGTGACATTGTATTTATCCTTCTGGAGACGTTTGGAAATGTTCTGCTGGTTCACATGATCCTGTTCCCATAACACTTCCAGAAGTTCATATTGCTCCCGGCTAAGATCATACCCGGCATTCTGGAAACTGCGATTTAAAACTTTGGTGTACCCTCTTTCCGCCTTGCTCAAGAGAGCTACTAATTCACTTACTTCCGTCATAGTCGTTGCATTTTATACTATGCACAAACTTAATTATTATTATTGAAAAAAGCGGCAATATTTGCAAAAATATTACCGCTTTTTCTATTTCCATCTTGTAATCTTTACTTTATCACTTCCCCGTTTTCATAGTAACAATCCTTCTCCAGAAAAGAAAAATAGACATCACTTTCCGGATATCCGATCTCTTTCAGACACTCGAAAATAATCTTTGCCACCGCATTCTGCTGTTCCAACGGACGCTTAAAATACTCCACCTTCACAAAAGGATAAGCCTGAAATTGCTCGTGTCCAGAAATAAAAGAAGAGTCAATAGCTTCTATTACAACTGTCTCTCTCGGACATCCCAAGGTGCGAACAATCTCCGAGATCAATCGCTCCCCTACCAAGTCCAATCTACTTTTTTCTACTGCATGAAATCTTAAAAATGGCATAACAAATCAATTGAAAATGCAGAATTGAAAATTGAAAATGATTTTCTTTCCTACAAGATTATACATCAAATATATCTTTTCTCGGTTCTCGTAAAGCAATAATTGTCCATTTTCAATTTTCAATTTTTAATTGCTTTAAAGAACCATTCCGCCGTGTCCCGTACCTTCTTCACCACGTCATCCAAAGGCAACGGCATTTGTCCCCCGGCGGCATTTAAATGTCCCCCACCATTGAAAAACTCTTTTGCCCACAGGTTCACGGGGATATTGCCCTTTGACCGGAAGGATAACTTCACTTTATCTTTACGCTCGGTAATCTGAATAGAAACCAGTACTTCCTCGATGGACAAGGGTATGTTTACCAATCCCTCCAGATCCCCGTCTTTATAATTGTATAATTCCAATTCCTGAAACGTTATCGGAATCGTGGCTACCGGAAAATGCTCATCAATCGTTAGCTTATTCAACAGGCAATTCCCCGTCAGACGTAACCGGGAAAGCGTGTTTCGTTGATAAAGTTGTTCGTGCACGTAGTCTTTATTCAGTCCTAGTGCCAACAAATCGGCAATCACACGATACGTTTCCGGGTGAGAAGAATTATGACTCAATCCCCCCGTGTCTGTTGAAATTCCAGTATAGATAGCATTCGCTATATCCGTGTCGATGACCTCTTTACCCCATACTCTAGAGATTACATTATAAAGTAATTCACACGTGGAGGAAACACTCGTGTCCGAAATCCGGTACGTCACGTCATCCGGATCCGGGTGGTGGTCAATCATGATAACCTCCCCTTTAAACTCCTTCACGAAAGGTTCCAAATCCCCTTCCCTAGCCACGGTATTATGATCTAGCATGAACAATATATCCGCTTGATGTAACCAATGTTTACATTCTTTAGGCCGATTCTGAAAAGATATTGCATCCGGAATACGCTTCAACCACTTTAAATAATCCGGGATATAATCACACGTCATCAACTGTGCCTGTATTCCCACCCGATCCAACACTTGCCACAGGGCAGAACATGAACCGGCAGCATCTCCGTCCGGTGATATGTGAGGAATGATAACCGCCTTTAAATCTCTGCTTTCCAGCCTCTCCTTTATTCTTTCTATGATTGTTTCGTACATTTGTATTATCTTTTCAGTATGAATTCCCGCAAAAATAGGAAAAAACTGCAAAATATGGAATTTAAATACTCACAAACCCAGAATTCGAAGTAATATAGTCGAGTTCCTAAAGAGAACATACCCCCGATTCGTTGCTTCTTCAGAGATCATCTTTTGCTCATCCATTCTCTATTGTATAAACTCTGTATGAACTTCAAATATTCTACGAATGAGGGGTTTATTCACTTTAGCTTCACCATTTATTCTGTGGTAGATCTCATCCAATGCTATAATAATTTCTTCAGTTCTTCTATATCCGGTAATGCCTTGCGAAGTCGTTCTGGCATATCTTCAGATGCACGGTAAGTGGCAACCCCCATCGGCTTGTTATAATCACGCACAGCAAATTCTACAAAGGTTTGATTCATTTCTCTACAAAGTATTATTCCAATAGAAGGATTCTCGTGCGGTTTTCTCACGTATGAATCTAAAACGGAAAGGTAAGTATTCAGTTGCCCTAAATACGAAGTACGGAATTTTCCAGACTTCAATTCGACCGCCACTAAAGAGTTAAGCTCCCGATTGAAAAATAACAAATCAATGAACATTTCTTCCCCTGCCGTCTCAATACGGTATTGATTGCCTATAAAGCTAAAATCCTGCCCAAAGGTCATAATAAACTTCTTTACGTTGGCCACAATAGCTTTTTCTATAACACGTTCATTAATGTCCTCTTCCTGCTCATCTAATTCCTCTATATTAATAAAGTCCAACAAATAATCATCCTTAAAAGAACAAATAGCCTTAATCGCCTGTTTCTTATCGGGTAATGTTTGGGCAAAATTGTTAGGCAATGCACCCCGATGATGATAAAGATCAGCTTTCAAATAATCTCTTAAAGTATATTTGTTCCAATATCGAATAGCACATTCATGTATATAGAACAACCTCGCATCCAAAGACTTCACTTTTGCGATAATTTCTGTATGATGGCTAAAACCGATAGACAGGAAATCTGCCCAATTAAATTCATCCGCCACTGGCTGATGAATTGTCATTAACAATAACTTTTCATTCAGCACCAAATCATCAGCCGCTGGCTGATGACTTAAAACCTTGTTCCATTCTTCATAAAATATACGCATATTCCTTATGCTGGTAGCACCAATAAATTAGAAATGAAAATCTTATGGTTTACAAGCACAATAAATATATCATCAATCCTATGGAAAAAAATCATATTTTAAACAAGCCGAATTTAATGTCGTTAATATACCCACATTCAAAAATCCAACGTTTAAACATATTACAAATATAGTCTATTTATTGATATTTTTGAAAGAATCCAATTTTTGTTTAATATTTTCATTTTCAATACAAAGCAGTTATTAAAGTCTATTTTTTCAAATTATAATCTATCTCAAAGGATGTCAATCATTAAACGTTCCATTTATGATATAAAAACGATCATCTAACTCCTTGTTAATTTGATATTTTAAAAGAATTCAATAATAGATATGCAAAATAGTTTCGTATCACATTTTACAGACAAAGAAAAAGAAAAAACTTTTCGCTATTTATATGAAAAGTATGTGGTTCTCTTACGCTATTTTGCTACAAGATACATTAATGATCAATCAGTTATTTCCGATATTGTTCAAGATGCGTTTGTGCGTTTATGGGAGAAAATATTACAATTTAAAGATGAAAATGAGGCAAAAGCCTTTCTATACAAAGTCGTACAAAATGCCTGTATCGACTTGATTCGCCATCAAGAAGTTGCCCAAAAATATGTTGAACACATTATTTCTGAAAATACAGAAGAGAAATCATTCCTAGACAACATATTGGAATCCGAAATATTCCAAGCTTTACGTACTGTGTTTAATGAACTTCCTCCCGCTTGTAAGGAAGTATATTTACTGAGTTTACAAGGAAAAAGTCATGACGAAATCTCGCAACAATTGAATATCACGATCAATACCGTAAAAAAACACAAGAATAATGCAAATCATTACATGCGAGAAAAATTAAAATATCTTTTACAAATCATTTTAACCACAGGAATCGGCATATAAAGATAAAAATTCTCCTCTCGAATCAGTCGATTCTACGAGGAGAATTCTAAACACACATACTATTTATTCGGACAACCTCTCAATCAAAGCCATATAATTGTCTTTAGCTCCGGGCTTTGCCTTTCCCATTTCTTTTTTAGCATAAGTGATTGCACGTTTTTTCTCTTCGACAGACGCTGTTTTTAGTAAACGATAAAGAATCACGTCCAGATTCAAACGCACTTTATCATTTGAGTTCGAGGCAACTTCTTTCTCGTAAAAATCGAGCATTTTACCATACTCTTTTTTATCATACATCGAGACTATTTTACTCAGTAACACTAGAGAATAGTCTAGAGAAAACTTGGCTGTATTCACTAAATTCCATACGGGAACCATATCTTGGAGGGAAACAGACCCTTTCAGATACTCAATGGCCATAGGGAAAATAACTTTTTCAATTTTTTTGTTCACCACACTATCTCCAAGCTGTTCTCCAAACTTTTCCCGATTGTTCACTAAATACCTGAATTCAGGATCGGTAACATGATTCACAAAATTATCATATAACATCCAAGCTGATTTACTATACAATTCCGGTACTTTCAACGTTGAGATATAAGAACGTGCTTCCCCTTCTGCATTTCTCATCTCACCTGCATCCGACATGGTCAGAAAATAATCTGCCATTACTTCCACAGATCGATCTCCCATATCATATCTGTTTTTCAACGTGTAATATGGGATTTCTTGCTCTTTTCCTCTTTTAATAGATTCCATAAAGGAACGAACATCACGTCCTCCTAAAATTTTATACACGACATTCCCATCTCCATCCAGCAAAAACATGGTCGGAAAAGCTGATACTCCGTATCTCTTTTGTAAATCCTTCCCTTCTCCTTTTTCCATATCCATTTTCAAGTTCACAAAATGCTGGTTAAAATAGTCTCCAACATATTTTTGTTTGAAGACTTGATTACTCATCATTTTACAAGGACCACACCAAGTCGTGTAGCAATCCATAAAAAGAAGTTTTCCTTGATCTTTTGCTTTTTTCAAAGCTTCGTTAAAAGTAGACTCTTCGAATTTTATACCGTCCGTGTTTGTCATGTCGTTGATCGCTGCCAGATAAAACTTTTTCGCTCCGGATTTTTCTGCCCTGCTTTTAAAATAATTAATCAATCGCACTTCTTCCTGTTTACTTAATTCCTTTATTTCCGGTAGAGATAGATCCAACGCAGAGGCAATATTCTCATTCCATGTCGGAACAGCACTTTCCACCACATCCATCATCTTACCAAATTCATGCTCTCCCCGGTATTTTGCAATATTATACAACGAATAAGTCATATTACTGTCTGGTAGCCCGGCTTTCTGAGCATTCAAGTATATATCCAGTAGTTTTTTGCCATCGTATGCCTCCTTACCGGATGCATACGGATAGATTAGGGCAACATAAAAACGTGTAATTATCATGTTCACCTCGTTTACCCCATTTGCTTTAACAAAAGCTGCCTTATGATCCACCATGTATTTAAACATTTCATCATCAGTACTCTTTATCTGTTTCCAGTAAAAGTCCCAATATTCTTTTTTAGACCAATCCGTCTTCTTCAATTTACCAAACAGTTCTCCTACAACTTTCTTATACATTTCATCCTCCCCGGCAATATTTAAGACATCTGCATAAGCGGTCAAAAACTTTATACTCTTCTCTCCCGCTTCATATCTCTTATTCATTCCTGCCAAGGAAGTTTTAGGATTTAAAGCTTTTTCTAGAATAGTCTTAAATTCAGGGAGCTGATGTCCTCCTACGATCCGATGTACGACCTCGCCCTCGCCATTCAATACGAGATAATGCGCTTGAAATCTAATATTGTACTTATCGGCAAGCGGACGTCCTTCCGGAGTTGTTACATCAATGAAAAAATTCACAAAATGTTTGTCCATCCAGTCCGCAAACTCTTGATCACTAAACACTAATTTATTCATCGAATGACAAGGAACTGCCCAATCGGCAAAACAATTAAAGAAAATCAGTTTGTTCTCTTCTTTGGCCTTTTTCAAGGCTTCTCCAAAGGAGTAAACATACTTCATTTTCACGTCGGCCTTTACGGCATCTCCATACATGCTTTGGGCAAAAGTGCCCAAAGCAAAAAAACATACAAGATTTAATACTAAAGTAATTTTTTTCATGTGATTTTTCTTACATTTTACTCTTTTATACAACGAACACTATATGCGGCATCTAATTTGGAAGATCCTCTCATAACCCGGTCTTCCTTCATAAAAAGCACTCTTGTAACTCCTAAATCCACCGTATCACTTTCTACGATACGTGTTGATGACCAAAAATAAGCATTAGTTTCTTGATTAAAATAAGCATCTCCATACATATAGGAACCATACAATTTTCCTCCACCGTAGATGGCATTGAATCCAATACCATTTTCATCTTTTTTCAATAAATCCCCCACATGACTCCCTCGCCACTCGTCCAATCTATCGGCCTCAGAAACAGGCATTCCTAATGCTTTTTCCAACTCTTTCCAATCCGCATCCGTGGGTAGACGCCATCCCTCGGGAATGGCCTTCAACGCTCCCTCATAAGTATATAAAAAGCCGTATTGAGTTGAATATCGGCCATTCGTACTCTCTGCTTTTTCCATTAGTTGCCGGGCTAATGCCTGAACCGCTTGTGGGTAAAGATTATCATTAATCCGTTTCAGTGCAGCTAACGCATCCGGGTACATCGCTCCATAAAATTCTTCAAAATTACTGGTAGCATAATCTGGAGAATAATTATAACTATTCACCCACATTTCAAGTAATACCACGATGGTAAAAGAACCTATCTTACCTTCCAACTCTCCTCGATCTTCCGCAGCGTGTATAGAATCAGACCATATTTTTACATTTATTGTAATATCTTGATCCCTCATTTTCTCCTCTCCGTATGTGTAACACCCATCTCTCCCTCCTTGTGGGGAACGATACTTCAGATTTTCTGCCATCCATGTCTGTCCACCAATCGTGACACATTTATACGTGTTCATATCACGGGGATCTTGAAAATCAGAAAAACTAATTTCCGGTTTTATCCACTTGTCATCATCGTCTTGACAGGCACAATACACGACAACACATAACAATAATATAATTATCTTTTTCATACCTCACTTTTTTACAGTTTCACACCTAATTCGTCGGCAACAATATGATACAATATCTCATATTTTGCCATCACCAATGGACTTTCCCCCCACAACTCAATAAATTCATCTCTTGAACGATTCAACATCTCTGAAATATAAGAAACCAAATCTTTCTCGTTATCTCCGGGAGTATATAACGAACTTTGTCCTCCGGCAACAAAGCCAAATTGTCCCATTGCCAAACGAAGTGCAGCCCTAAATTCTTCTAATTCCTCCGGCTCAAATTCATTAATTGCATACCAAGTATCAGACAATGCACTTGGAGAAAAATAATACGAGGGTTTATCTGTTGTTTCCACGTAATCATACCAATGAGGATCAAGCTTAGCCCAACTTTTTCCATACCAAACTCTATCCGAGACACTATTAAAAGCTGCCAACAAATCTTTATAATTCGTGATTTTATTCTTCACCATCTCACGCATCATCTCATTAGGTAGGGACGTAATCTGTGATTCCGTCCAATCTCCGGTCATTAGCACAGTACGAAAATGAATCTTATACTCTCCTTCTTTATAAATTTTTTCTTCGTCTTTTATATCTATCGTTTTCGCTGATTTCGTCACAAAAAAATTGAAAGGATGGAGAGGTTTTGCCGCTAATTCCAAATATTCCTCTATAATACCCAAGGCTGTTAACTGTTCATCCGGATCTGTCATATATTCATAGGAATACTTCAGTTGGCTGTAAGAAGTAAATCCCCATGACAAATCCAATGTCTCATAACGATAGACATCTTTCCCCGTCACGTCTTTTTTTACAAAAATTTTCCCGATAGTGTCATTAAAATAAACCGGTATTCCATACTTACTATACAGTTCATACACCCGATGCTTCACCGGATCGGACGGATCATCTTTAATTGCATACAAATCTTCTAATTCTATTTTGGAAGTCAATCCACTTTCTTTCTCGCATCCTAAAACCAAGAGTGCCAGAAGTAAATATAATACTACATTTCTCATAACTTATTCATTATTTCTGTACATCAACCTAACATACTCTCGATCTTCCCGGATATTATCAGGCATTCCTTTATCAAAGTCCAGCACGGATTTAGGTATTGCAAAAACATAAGCCGGATCATCCACGTTTAATTGATAAACTTCAGCATATTGAAATACACTTCGATTTTCCCAATCGTACAGAGCAAATACTCGTTCTATAACTTTTTTAAAGGGAGCTTTCTTACACACGGCATACCTTCTCAGGTCGAACCAACGATGCCCCTCCAGACACAACTCTTTTCTCCTTTCCGCACGTACCTGTTCAATAATTTCACTGGCATCATACGTGACATTCACGTAATCCTTTATTCTCTTAGCTCGTAATTGATTCAACCAATCTGACGCTCCTTGAGCATCTCCCTGCATGGCACAAGCCTCCGCCGCATTTAAATACCCTTCTGCCGTACGTAACGTGAAGATGTCCGAAACATAAGAACGGTGTTTTCCCATCTCGTATTTACGATTCAATCCCAAGCTATCACTTTGTGTTGAACGTACAAAATATATATCCCTCCGGTAATCATTTTCATCGTATAATTTGTACAAGTCATTTGATATACAGAAGTCTCCACCAGATCCATTAAAATCGCATTGCAAATTTAGAGGCCCTTGAGAGAACAACAATTCCGGACTGCTCTCAGATATGGCATAACTCTCTGTATTTCCCCAAATATTACCATAATCCAACAATGTCTTATTTCCGGCCAATAACTCTTTTGCCGTATTCTCTGCATTTTTCCAATCCTGCATATACAGGTAAACTCGGCTCAATAACAGTAATGCTGCATCCTTTGAAGCCCGGTAAAAGCTTTTCGTTTGGGGACTTACCGTGAAACATTTTACTGATTCATTCAAATCCTTCACGATCTGAGCATACACCTCGGCAACCGGAGTCCTATCAAATTGCGTTTCCTTATCTTTATCGTGTTCCACATAATAAGTTAATTTCAAGGGAACCCCTAATTCCGTGGTATTATCTGTGGCATAAGGTTTTGCATAAAGATTCACCAGCATCAGGTAGAATTGCGCCCGCAAAAAATAGCACTCTCCCTGTACCCGAATGGCATCCGCTTTCTCCTGTTCCGTGCTTTGACTCACGTTACCAAGTTCGTGTAAAATAATATTCATGGAATTAATCCGTTGATACAACGCATCCCAATTTCCATTGTCTCCGGATAAGCCAGTACCCTCGTAATTTCTTCCAACTTCTAGCTGCCAAGTCGTGTAACCATAATAAATTTGGTTCATTTCTGTTCGTCCTTTCGTCGCATTATAAGCTATCACGGTATTAATATCATCATCCAATAGATGAAGTTGCCACCCGATAGAGCCACTTCTTAAATACTCGACTTCTGCCGAAGGTAGATATCCATTACCTAACAAAACCTCATTCAAATCCGATACTGTTTTAGGAACAACTAAATCCTGCGAATACTCATCAAGAAAATTCCCACAACCGGAAAACAGGATTAAAGCGATGATATAAATAATATTTTTCATCTTCATGTGCATTAGAATGATACATTAAACTGAAACGTATAGGAAGGACGTACGGATAAATTCGGTTTCGCAAATCCCGCTTGTGAAGGATCCTGCCCTTTTAACTTTTTAGCTGATATGGTGAATAGATTCAAAGCATTCAAGCTAAGTGAAATATTAGAAAAAGGTGTTTTTTTCAACCATTCCGGATCAACATTGTAACGTAGGGACATGGAAGAACACTTCAAATAGCTTCCACTTACCACCCGAAGGTTGGAGTTATCGTACATATTCCATATACTACTAGCAAACCCTTGTATATGTGTTGCAGAAGTTGGTCCATTAGAGAAATGAGAAATATATTTCATGTATTCAGGATCTGATGGACTCATGATAACCGGAATATCCGTATACTTTTCGTCCCCCGGAGCCATCCAACGACTTAAAAATTCTTTTCTAACATTCGTTTCCGAACTAATTCCAGAAACTACAGGAGAATACAACGGAAATAATCTCACCTTTGATCCTATGCTGTAAGCCATGTTCATAGAAAGAGAAAAATTCTTATACGTGAAATTATTCGAGAAATTACCGCTAAAAATCGGTTCCCTTTGCCCGCTCTTTTCCATCGTCATTAAAACGGTTTCTTCCAACGTTTTGTATTCCAACAGATGTTTCCGGTCATTGTAATCATCAAACAATGGTGTTCCATTTGAAGGATTTAATCCTAAATACTTATAAGAATAAAAACTACCGATTGCGACTCCATCAATCAATGCCGTTCCATTCAAATAATCATTCAACGTATAATTTTCTACCGATTTCGTTTGTACTTTATTAAAATTTCCTGAATAATACGTGGAGAATTTCCATTGAAAATCCTTTGTTTTCACGGGAGTTGCTGACAAGGAAATTGAATATCCGTTATTATTCAGGTCCCCACCATTCATCACGTACGTATGCCCTGCCACCCCGTTCACGGAAGACACCTGCACGTTGGTAAAACAATTAGATGTTTTTTTGGAGTAAACGGAAAACTCCATACTCAACCGGGATCTGAAGAACCCTATTTCAAGTCCTCCATCCAGTTGTTGCGTCTCTTCCCAACGTAAATTAGGATTCGGATAACGAGCTATCGAAGACACGTTTTCATTATATATCGGGTCCAAGGCCCCTTGCTTGATGATTAAATTCGGACTTTGATCTTCCAGCATATTTCCTTGTATTCCGAATGATCCCCTTAAGCGAAGTTCACTGATAAACTCAACATTTTTCAGTATATTTTCCTGCAAATTCCAGCTCCCGGAAACAGACCATACCGGTAAAAATCGTTCATTACTACGACTACCAAACTTGTTAGATGCATCGAAACGACCATTCAGATTCAACGTGAAATGATTCCGATAACTATAACTTAACACGAAATACCCGGAAATCTGATGGGAAATACCATGACTCAAGGAACGATGATTCTTATTCAACCATTTTTTATACTCAGGATAATCATCTAAATTTTGTAAATTATCAATAAATTGTAGTCCTCGGTCTTTCACGAATCCCCGATTCTCATCGCTGATACCCCGGCTTGTGTTTCCATTTAATTCGAATCCCCCCATCAACATAAACATGTGCTGCTGATTTTCTCCGAATAACAAACGATAGTCCACTTGAGTCCGAAAAGTATAGCTTTCAGTTATAGAGTTTGTCGTTTTCAATATCCCTCCATACGGCAGATAACATGATCCTGCCTCTCCCGGCATAGGTACTTCCTCGTACTCGCCATTCTTC
Proteins encoded in this region:
- a CDS encoding RagB/SusD family nutrient uptake outer membrane protein, whose amino-acid sequence is MKNIIYIIALILFSGCGNFLDEYSQDLVVPKTVSDLNEVLLGNGYLPSAEVEYLRSGSIGWQLHLLDDDINTVIAYNATKGRTEMNQIYYGYTTWQLEVGRNYEGTGLSGDNGNWDALYQRINSMNIILHELGNVSQSTEQEKADAIRVQGECYFLRAQFYLMLVNLYAKPYATDNTTELGVPLKLTYYVEHDKDKETQFDRTPVAEVYAQIVKDLNESVKCFTVSPQTKSFYRASKDAALLLLSRVYLYMQDWKNAENTAKELLAGNKTLLDYGNIWGNTESYAISESSPELLFSQGPLNLQCDFNGSGGDFCISNDLYKLYDENDYRRDIYFVRSTQSDSLGLNRKYEMGKHRSYVSDIFTLRTAEGYLNAAEACAMQGDAQGASDWLNQLRAKRIKDYVNVTYDASEIIEQVRAERRKELCLEGHRWFDLRRYAVCKKAPFKKVIERVFALYDWENRSVFQYAEVYQLNVDDPAYVFAIPKSVLDFDKGMPDNIREDREYVRLMYRNNE
- a CDS encoding RNA polymerase sigma factor, translating into MQNSFVSHFTDKEKEKTFRYLYEKYVVLLRYFATRYINDQSVISDIVQDAFVRLWEKILQFKDENEAKAFLYKVVQNACIDLIRHQEVAQKYVEHIISENTEEKSFLDNILESEIFQALRTVFNELPPACKEVYLLSLQGKSHDEISQQLNITINTVKKHKNNANHYMREKLKYLLQIILTTGIGI
- a CDS encoding fibrobacter succinogenes major paralogous domain-containing protein, translating into MKKIIILLLCVVVYCACQDDDDKWIKPEISFSDFQDPRDMNTYKCVTIGGQTWMAENLKYRSPQGGRDGCYTYGEEKMRDQDITINVKIWSDSIHAAEDRGELEGKIGSFTIVVLLEMWVNSYNYSPDYATSNFEEFYGAMYPDALAALKRINDNLYPQAVQALARQLMEKAESTNGRYSTQYGFLYTYEGALKAIPEGWRLPTDADWKELEKALGMPVSEADRLDEWRGSHVGDLLKKDENGIGFNAIYGGGKLYGSYMYGDAYFNQETNAYFWSSTRIVESDTVDLGVTRVLFMKEDRVMRGSSKLDAAYSVRCIKE
- a CDS encoding DHH family phosphoesterase, whose protein sequence is MYETIIERIKERLESRDLKAVIIPHISPDGDAAGSCSALWQVLDRVGIQAQLMTCDYIPDYLKWLKRIPDAISFQNRPKECKHWLHQADILFMLDHNTVAREGDLEPFVKEFKGEVIMIDHHPDPDDVTYRISDTSVSSTCELLYNVISRVWGKEVIDTDIANAIYTGISTDTGGLSHNSSHPETYRVIADLLALGLNKDYVHEQLYQRNTLSRLRLTGNCLLNKLTIDEHFPVATIPITFQELELYNYKDGDLEGLVNIPLSIEEVLVSIQITERKDKVKLSFRSKGNIPVNLWAKEFFNGGGHLNAAGGQMPLPLDDVVKKVRDTAEWFFKAIKN
- a CDS encoding thioredoxin family protein, which translates into the protein MKKITLVLNLVCFFALGTFAQSMYGDAVKADVKMKYVYSFGEALKKAKEENKLIFFNCFADWAVPCHSMNKLVFSDQEFADWMDKHFVNFFIDVTTPEGRPLADKYNIRFQAHYLVLNGEGEVVHRIVGGHQLPEFKTILEKALNPKTSLAGMNKRYEAGEKSIKFLTAYADVLNIAGEDEMYKKVVGELFGKLKKTDWSKKEYWDFYWKQIKSTDDEMFKYMVDHKAAFVKANGVNEVNMIITRFYVALIYPYASGKEAYDGKKLLDIYLNAQKAGLPDSNMTYSLYNIAKYRGEHEFGKMMDVVESAVPTWNENIASALDLSLPEIKELSKQEEVRLINYFKSRAEKSGAKKFYLAAINDMTNTDGIKFEESTFNEALKKAKDQGKLLFMDCYTTWCGPCKMMSNQVFKQKYVGDYFNQHFVNLKMDMEKGEGKDLQKRYGVSAFPTMFLLDGDGNVVYKILGGRDVRSFMESIKRGKEQEIPYYTLKNRYDMGDRSVEVMADYFLTMSDAGEMRNAEGEARSYISTLKVPELYSKSAWMLYDNFVNHVTDPEFRYLVNNREKFGEQLGDSVVNKKIEKVIFPMAIEYLKGSVSLQDMVPVWNLVNTAKFSLDYSLVLLSKIVSMYDKKEYGKMLDFYEKEVASNSNDKVRLNLDVILYRLLKTASVEEKKRAITYAKKEMGKAKPGAKDNYMALIERLSE
- a CDS encoding DUF1904 family protein, translating into MPFLRFHAVEKSRLDLVGERLISEIVRTLGCPRETVVIEAIDSSFISGHEQFQAYPFVKVEYFKRPLEQQNAVAKIIFECLKEIGYPESDVYFSFLEKDCYYENGEVIK
- a CDS encoding MarR family winged helix-turn-helix transcriptional regulator produces the protein MTEVSELVALLSKAERGYTKVLNRSFQNAGYDLSREQYELLEVLWEQDHVNQQNISKRLQKDKYNVTKLLNTLQKRGYVQRKMDKEDKRSNFVVLTEKGVESRHTLRQIVEQVHTDISFTLSPQELKSAIWVLKKLNLQ